ACGATGTATGTTAATGAATTGCAGTCATGACCCCTTTTTATTTAATCAGTGCATTATAATCATGGCTCTGGTTTTGTGTCAATTACTTTCGATTGCCATAACATGCATGAGAAATTAAGTACTTTACATTCATTTTTACATATTATATGTTCGTACTTGAATTTTTTATGCACGTTAGTTACTCCCCGTATATTTGAAGTTTTTCAATTCATGTTCCTTGCAGATTGTGAATTTCAAACTTGACTGTAATCCAACTGCAAGGAGTACAGTgttcattttttaatttaaaagtcCTCTGCTAGGATCTCACTACGTTTCTAGCAACAACAGTCTATTGATTTAAGGTCTATAGGGAGCAGCTAGCGAAGAATAACTCCAGCTTAGCTTATCATATTGTTTTTCATAGGTCTAATGAGTAGATAGGAAAAACACTCATATTTATGGTCTCTGCTAGTGATTCATGTTTGGGTGCAACTCTGGTTCAGGTCCATAGGGGCTCTCCAAATTTGTCTCCAAATTTGATGATGGTGACCCACTAATAAATTAGAATTTCACCCTTTATGCAAACGACTTCAATTGGATGTTTTTTAGCTTAGCCATATTATTATGATCTGCTAACTTTTGTTGTTCCAATATGTTTCCATACTAACAGGCTTCAAGAAGCTGCAATCCCTTGAAATATGTGGTGGAGGAATAACCGATGCAGGTGTTAAAAATATCCAAGATCTTGTCTACCTGAGACGCCTTAATTTGTCACAAAACTGTAACTTGACAAATAAGACCTTGGAATTGATTTCAGGTATCTTAATTTCTTAAAATCATTTGAAGTGAAGGTCATTTCTCGCTGATTGATTGATTGAGATTACAATATGCATCAAATTTTGGGGGAAGGGgcacaaaagaaaagaaaaaagaaaaataaggtTTTCTCTCATACATTTTTGATAAAAAAGAAAGAATTTGGCCCTTATTAGTGCCATCTGGGGTTTTGAACCCTCCCACATACTCACCCAACCACTTGAGAGCTAACATCACATCATTATCTTTTATCCCATATTAAGAGTATGCTTCCATTCAGTGTcaattttttcactttttttttgtgGGAATTTGTTGCAAAAATGGGTGAGGCACAGCCAAAACATGACAGTTGTGAGGTCATTTTGTTTGAATCATGATCAAGCTTTTGCTTTACCTTTAGGGAACATAACCTGGTGCAACCTTTCTGTGTGCAATTTACCTTAGATGGAGGATGTGATATATCTACTTCTTTTTCATCTTCTTGGCAACTTTCTCATTTTTCTTACAAATTGCAGGATTAACCACATTACTCTCGCTAAACATGTCGAATTCTTGTGTCACCAATGCGGGGTTACAGTACTTAAAACCTCTGAAGAATTTAAGATCATTAACCTTGGAGTCCTGCAAGGTAACTGCATCTGAAATCAAGATTCTTCAGTGTGTTGCCCTCCCTAATCTGATTAACTTCCGTCCAGAATAGATTGGGAGCATTTATGGAAATTCCTACGTAAATAGTCTAGCTATTGGACCTCCAAAGCTTTTTGTACAGGTTTATGAATTCTTCAAAAAGACACAAGGGGATATGGTATGTGGGAAAGAAAACCATTGCCATAAATGTACAGATGGTCTAAATGTCGACGCAAGTATATAATGTTTGCTGTTTGTTTGAACCTCCTCTTTAAGAACCAAATGTTTATATAAGCTACAATGTGGTTTGATTTGGTAATATATGAAGGCCAATATTGAATAGATTTCATGCATATTTTCTCATTGTTGTTTATAATTGGTATTGATGAAGTCATTATAAGAGTTTATGGTCGTGTAACACACTTTTCCTCATCGCAAATAGAAGGTACAAGTTCAAATCTCCCAaccttaattaaaaaaaattataagacttTGTTTGGCTTAATTTTTACATTTATTTTTTGACGAtagattatatatatgtatattttagtTATCGCTTGgatattatatttttgaaaagtttttcaaattataaataatatatttatttatttttattaattagaaAAAAGATAGAATTGAAAATGTATTATTAGAACATgactaaaatataaaaaatttattgaaactttaaaaagaaaatatagaaCTAGAATTagtagacaaaaaaaaaaaaaaattaaacacgtaaattatttttatttttgataacactcaaaaatagttttttagaCTTTGGAAGAACTTACAAAACAAGCAGCTTGAAACTGAGATGTGCTAGGCATTGAGGAAGCTTTACAGATTCGAATGCTCTTAAAATCTTTAAGACTTTGGTCTCAATAAAATTAAGAGACCAAAGAGGAGCAGGAAGCTCTCAGATTTTTTACTTTGGTCTCAATGAAAATGAAAAGAGTGACAAAAGCTTTTAGATTTAGATGCTCTTAAAATTTTCAAACTCTGGCCTCAATGAAATGAAAAGAAGTGGCAAGATTTAGTGTTGAATAAGTGTCGTTTTAGTTATCATTTTTTCTGCTTCAAAAATGTTAAAAATCTTTTGGAGAGGGGATGTATGTCAGATTTGGATGCATGAAAGGGCAGGTATAGCTCGCTGTTAAACCATAAAGTTCCAAAAAGTGTAGTGATTTTCTATGCAGTTTATCTCTAGTTGACATCCTTGCTTAGATACTTAGAACAGAAATGTCACATTTCAAATCTTTAGTCATAATTAGATGCAGCAAAACAAGAGGCATCACACCTAATAAGGTAGGAGTTTGTACTATACAGCAACCTCTTAAAGTTTTTCAAGCAATTAAGCTATGTTAACACCACACCTGAAATGTTTCTCTTCaaggaaatttttttgtttgttgctTTTATGACAATAGTAACAAAAGTTCAATTAATTCAATACATTAATTGATATAGCTACAAACCAAAATGATGTAACTTACACGCTGAACTGAGATCAAACACTAAATTACAAGCCAAAAGGAAGAAGATATAAAAAATGACTAAAACTACTGAAATTCTTCTACAAAAGACATTGTTGGTAACTGTAAATCTAGGAAGGCAAAACGAAAGTGAAGGCAGAATGAAATAACCCGCGACTTCATCTTGTGCCCAAAATATAAGAAATGAAACCAAAATACTAGTCTTCAATCAAGTATTGTAAATATAATTCACTGTTAAGGGAAGTAAGAGAGAGCATTCACTGTGGAGGTATATCTAACAAAAGAAAACCTGCATAACATATCAACCATATGGTCAGTAGGATTATAGCTATCATGAGCCTGCAAATGAAATTAGAAGATATATGAACTACTCAAAAGTGAGGAGCCCTTAAAAGAGCCTTCAATTATTGTTGTTGATAACAGGATAAATCATTGGAATCCTTGTGATAATCAGTGTAGTGATTTTCTATGCAGTTTATCTCTAGTTGACATTCTTGCTTAGATACTTAGAACAGAAATGTACAGAGGTAGCTTTTTCCATCATTAAACCAACAGAAATTTCGTAGTTTTGAAAATTGCTATTCAAATTAGTAACAAAAACCAGTGTGTGTTACATACCTCAGTATGCATAGGACTCACGTTTTCAGGCGATTGAGTCAGAAAAGAAACCTTTTAGAGAACACAAAATCATCAACTCATGCATGCTCCAATGCATGATGAAGTTTTGAGACTCTTCGTCTGAATAAGAGCTCTAGCCGAAATGAGGGTACTCCACTCAGCAACTTTTTAGCTTCATACATCTCATTCCATGCCTGCACTATCTCATCAATTTTGAATCCTACACCTGCACCATATAGAAATAGCAATTAACTTTTGAGCTGCCCCATTAGTAGCCTAAGTCTGATGAAAATATATGCAGACATAAATTACCTTCCAGTGTACTATCATTAGAACAGTGGTTCTTGACCATGACAGCTATATCTGTTGGAGAAGCCCCAGCAAGTTCAAACTTCTCAATTGCAACTTCCAAACATTCACGCCATACAGGCAacccaactttgaattccactaTAGATCTCTCATAAAGCATTGTGCCCCATAAGAGGTTGATCTGAGACCTCATGTTTGCAGCCTGCTCAGAAGCTTTATCGGGAGATACATCTTTGAAAAGTGTGTCCAACTTCATTTTCTGAATCTCAATTTTAACACTGTTTTGTTTCGAAAGTTCACTCAAGCGTTGCTCTTCCCATTCCTCCCATAATTGCATGCCCTTTTCCATATTTTCTTCAGCATTATTGTAAAGGCGTAGTACCTCTGTGGAAGGCCATGTTTCCAAATCAATATTGCTGCTTAATGCATAATACCAAGAGAGCTTTGCCTGTTCAAACTGTTGCTGCCCTAAAGCCAGATAGCCTTCATAAAAGTCTGGTTTCATTTTCAGCGCTTCTTCATATCTGTTTACTGCTTCTATATACTGTTGCTGTGCCCAATCATATGCAATTTTGATCTGTGAAAGTACCGAGTCTTTTGAAGCATCTTCTGTAAAATACACCCTTTTTCGTGCCCTTGACATGTGAACATTTCCCCAGTTGAACAAGGCTAAAGCTGCCATCTCCTGGAACTTGCCTCCAGCTGTTTCGAAAAGATCTTGAGCATCATCACTTGTGACCgtctcctccatggcctcagaGTAGAGCTTCATCCCAAGTTCATGGAGATCTAAGTACGAATCAGATTCAAACCCAACATGGTTCCTGAACATCTGAGCAAACTGGATTATCCAGTCCTCAATGCAAGACGACTTCTTTATTTCCTTGCCTCTTTCCGCATTACCACTCTCAGCTACACCATTTTCCTGAAAACTAAGCCTGCGCAGATCCTCCCCATCCTTTCTTTTCTCAAAGAATGGGTCCTGCTCAGGATCAACTTCTACAATGTAAAACCTGACAGAACCCTGTGATTCTGCTGAGCCTTCAGCCCACCTCAGTTCTTCATCTGTAGTAATTGTAACCAAATCACCCTCTTGGTCTCTGTACTTAATGAGAATTGCTCTTGAGTTTGGAAACCGGTCACAGACAACCTCCCTTAGTTGTAAAAGTGTGCAGTTTACTGGCACCTGAGCCCATCTTATATCCTCCCCAAAAACCAATTTTACACTTCTTTTAGGTGCTTCCTTTACACTAATTTTCTCCTGCACAACAACCTTATCCTCAGCCTTCTTCTCCTCAGCTTTTTTGTCATCAACCTTATCCTCCACCTTCTTAGCTTCAATAACATCCACAGCCTTTTTGTCCACAACTTTgttgctcttcttcttcttctttgacttTTCTTTCACAACTTTCTGTGGAGGCAATGAAATTGGTGGTTCAACATAATCTGGTGGTAACTCAATTACTGTATCACTCACCTTCAAACCCTTATTTTCAAGTGCCATTTTAACCCTTTCTGAAATCTCCAAGGCCATGACATTGTTTGGCTCCATGTTTAAAACAGTACAAACATCTCTTAGAGCCAAATCTAGCCTATTCAAAGACTCGTAACACCTTGCTCTCTTTAGCAGTGCTTTACTGTACTTAGGAGTAACTTCAAGAGCTAGATTGCACTCATGAATTGCCCTCGGATACTCGCTCAACCCCATTTGCATA
The Humulus lupulus chromosome 6, drHumLupu1.1, whole genome shotgun sequence DNA segment above includes these coding regions:
- the LOC133782830 gene encoding protein PHOX1-like, whose product is MGKQSGKNKEKLGDSSGKQSKTGDSISSPKAYDKDTAVFISMAHELKDEGNRLFQKRDQEGAMLKYEKAVKLLPKNHIDVSYLRSNMAACYMQMGLSEYPRAIHECNLALEVTPKYSKALLKRARCYESLNRLDLALRDVCTVLNMEPNNVMALEISERVKMALENKGLKVSDTVIELPPDYVEPPISLPPQKVVKEKSKKKKKSNKVVDKKAVDVIEAKKVEDKVDDKKAEEKKAEDKVVVQEKISVKEAPKRSVKLVFGEDIRWAQVPVNCTLLQLREVVCDRFPNSRAILIKYRDQEGDLVTITTDEELRWAEGSAESQGSVRFYIVEVDPEQDPFFEKRKDGEDLRRLSFQENGVAESGNAERGKEIKKSSCIEDWIIQFAQMFRNHVGFESDSYLDLHELGMKLYSEAMEETVTSDDAQDLFETAGGKFQEMAALALFNWGNVHMSRARKRVYFTEDASKDSVLSQIKIAYDWAQQQYIEAVNRYEEALKMKPDFYEGYLALGQQQFEQAKLSWYYALSSNIDLETWPSTEVLRLYNNAEENMEKGMQLWEEWEEQRLSELSKQNSVKIEIQKMKLDTLFKDVSPDKASEQAANMRSQINLLWGTMLYERSIVEFKVGLPVWRECLEVAIEKFELAGASPTDIAVMVKNHCSNDSTLEGVGFKIDEIVQAWNEMYEAKKLLSGVPSFRLELLFRRRVSKLHHALEHA